In Drosophila innubila isolate TH190305 chromosome 2L unlocalized genomic scaffold, UK_Dinn_1.0 5_B_2L, whole genome shotgun sequence, a single window of DNA contains:
- the LOC117782579 gene encoding pyruvate kinase-like — MSITAKDNMKKGSTQLSHLCDLNAKKQISHRRLVSIIATISRASRNLETIYNMLLKGVNIFRLNFSHESHELHTQTIELVNSSLQRIKHETGQTITVAFAVDTRGPQIRTGLLDGGNEILLRSGESIRLSINRDLYDKGSKEAVYVDYPNIINVAKPEDRVFVDDGKLFLNILEVGVDGLLCNSGVACW; from the coding sequence atgtCGATAACCGCCAAAGATAATATGAAGAAGGGCTCTACGCAATTAAGTCACCTATGTGATTTGAAtgctaaaaaacaaatatcacACCGTCGTCTAGTTTCAATCATTGCAACTATTTCCCGTGCATCACGCAACTTAGAAACTATTTACAATATGCTATTAAAGGGAGTAAATATATTTCGATTGAACTTCTCCCATGAGTCCCATGAATTGCATACCCAAACCATTGAATTGGTTAATAGTAGTCTGCAACGAATAAAACATGAAACTGGCCAAACGATTACAGTGGCCTTTGCCGTTGACACACGTGGGCCACAGATTCGAACCGGTTTATTGGATGGtggtaatgaaattttattacgTAGCGGAGAAAGTATACGTTTATCCATAAATAGAGATCTTTACGATAAAGGAAGTAAGGAAGCTGTCTACGTGGACTAtccaaatattataaatgtggCAAAGCCGGAAGATCGAGTATTCGTTGATGACggaaaactttttctaaatattctTGAGGTAGGGGTGGATGGTCTTCTTTGTAATTCAGGAGTGGCGTGCTGGTAA